From the Leptolyngbya sp. O-77 genome, one window contains:
- a CDS encoding EAL domain-containing protein — MSKTRPHVPRKASHREHVLHQITNRIRQSLELPEILSTAAREIRQFLNVDRVKIYRFAPDGSGEVIAEAIHNKQLPSLLHLHFPASDLPQSSRDLFVRARQRVITDVSAQRQMTHRLDHPDTGESLINRDIRHAPADPCHVQYLTTMGVQSSLVVPVLHQRQLWGLLVAHHSKPRHFSERELQVVQLSVDQLSIAIAQANLLAQTREQVLYESTLNQVSQLLHSPLSQPEIRQQVLEAIVEALKGVGGRLYIAAEPDGEPAQLYVIGEQPNSPDLEQDLVWQALLGRPTDGLSALTSTHTPSPEAIARLATSLEDSLDSERSETCHFYTFESLQADPRWQPIAALLEPTSIRAIALIPLQFQHQFVGYLGLFRSGYDQEILWAGQHQKDTRNIMPRASFAAWREIKLNQAPEWTTHDIRLANSVAIHLYLAVTQRRVEAMMRYQASHDALTRLPNRLLFNDQLSLALASAQQDDEMLGVAFLDLDRFKLINDSLGHAIGDELLQEVAQRLRTCLRPCDAIARWGGDEFTLILPHLHSAEDITHIAQRILDRLTSSFYLGEQEIYITASLGIALFPYDGTDVETLLKNADLAMYQAKQQGKNNYQIYHEGMAVQTLNHLALESDLRKALSRQELLLHYQPQIDLNTGAIVGVEALLRWQHPLLGFVSPAQFIPLAEESGIICSIGEWVLQTACQQQRAWQNAGLPPMRMAVNLSAQQFHQSSLAASILQTLQETGMEPQYLELEITESAAMRDVQFTSSTLSRLADLGVQIAMDDFGTGYSSLSVIKHFPLHTLKIDQSFVRDAPHNSSDVAIANTVVALGRGLGLKVLAEGVETAEQVEFLRSIQCDFAQGYYFSRPLPPEAIAPLLATDQVTG, encoded by the coding sequence GTGTCTAAAACCCGCCCGCATGTGCCTCGAAAGGCATCCCACCGAGAGCACGTCCTACACCAAATCACCAATCGCATTCGCCAGTCTTTGGAACTGCCGGAAATCCTCTCCACCGCAGCCCGCGAAATTCGGCAGTTTCTCAATGTCGATCGTGTGAAGATTTATCGCTTTGCGCCGGATGGCAGCGGTGAAGTGATTGCCGAGGCAATTCACAATAAACAGCTTCCATCGCTGCTGCATCTGCACTTTCCAGCGAGCGATCTGCCCCAGTCTTCGCGAGACTTATTTGTGCGGGCCCGTCAGCGGGTGATTACCGACGTGTCGGCGCAGCGCCAGATGACGCATCGGCTCGACCATCCCGACACGGGCGAAAGCCTGATTAACCGCGACATTCGCCACGCGCCAGCCGACCCCTGCCATGTGCAATACCTGACCACAATGGGGGTGCAGTCCTCACTGGTCGTGCCCGTGCTGCACCAGCGCCAACTGTGGGGGTTGCTGGTGGCCCACCACAGCAAGCCACGCCATTTTTCTGAACGGGAGCTTCAGGTGGTGCAGTTGTCGGTCGATCAGCTTTCGATTGCGATCGCCCAGGCAAATCTGCTCGCCCAAACCCGTGAGCAGGTGCTTTACGAATCGACCCTCAACCAGGTTAGCCAGCTCCTCCATAGCCCCCTGAGCCAGCCCGAAATTCGGCAGCAGGTACTCGAAGCCATCGTGGAAGCTCTGAAGGGGGTGGGCGGACGGCTCTACATCGCAGCCGAACCGGACGGAGAGCCGGCCCAACTTTATGTCATAGGCGAGCAGCCCAACAGCCCTGATTTGGAGCAAGACCTAGTGTGGCAAGCGCTTCTGGGTCGGCCCACTGATGGACTTTCCGCACTCACCAGCACCCACACCCCCAGCCCAGAGGCGATCGCCCGGCTTGCTACTAGCCTCGAAGACTCCCTCGATTCCGAAAGGTCAGAAACCTGCCACTTTTACACCTTCGAGAGCCTGCAAGCCGATCCGCGCTGGCAGCCTATTGCCGCGCTGCTAGAGCCGACTTCTATTCGGGCGATCGCCCTGATTCCGCTCCAATTCCAGCATCAGTTTGTTGGCTATCTGGGCCTCTTTCGCAGCGGCTACGATCAGGAAATCCTGTGGGCAGGCCAGCACCAGAAAGATACTCGAAATATAATGCCCCGCGCCTCCTTCGCGGCCTGGCGCGAGATCAAGCTCAACCAAGCCCCAGAGTGGACGACCCACGATATCCGGCTGGCCAACTCGGTGGCGATTCATCTGTACTTAGCAGTGACCCAGCGGCGGGTGGAGGCCATGATGCGCTACCAAGCGTCGCACGATGCCCTCACTCGCCTGCCCAATCGGCTGCTGTTTAACGACCAGCTTTCGCTGGCGCTGGCCAGCGCCCAGCAGGACGACGAAATGCTAGGGGTGGCATTTCTTGATCTGGATCGATTCAAGCTGATCAACGATTCGCTCGGCCACGCGATCGGCGATGAGCTGCTGCAAGAGGTAGCCCAGCGGCTGCGGACTTGTCTGCGCCCTTGCGATGCGATCGCCCGCTGGGGCGGCGACGAGTTTACGCTAATCTTGCCGCACCTCCACTCTGCCGAAGACATCACCCACATTGCCCAGCGCATTCTTGACCGACTTACCAGTTCGTTTTATCTGGGTGAACAGGAGATATACATCACCGCCAGCCTGGGCATTGCGCTGTTTCCCTACGACGGCACAGATGTCGAAACCTTGCTCAAAAATGCCGACCTGGCCATGTACCAGGCCAAGCAGCAGGGCAAAAATAACTACCAGATTTATCACGAAGGCATGGCGGTGCAAACGCTGAACCATCTGGCCCTGGAAAGCGACCTGCGAAAAGCACTGTCTCGTCAGGAACTCTTGCTGCATTATCAGCCGCAAATTGACCTGAACACGGGGGCGATCGTTGGCGTAGAAGCCTTGCTGCGCTGGCAACATCCACTGCTGGGCTTTGTCTCGCCAGCTCAGTTCATTCCCCTCGCAGAAGAATCGGGCATCATTTGCTCAATCGGGGAGTGGGTGCTGCAAACCGCCTGCCAGCAGCAGCGGGCCTGGCAAAACGCTGGGCTGCCGCCTATGCGGATGGCAGTCAACCTGTCAGCACAGCAGTTTCACCAGAGCAGCCTGGCCGCCTCTATCCTGCAAACGCTCCAAGAAACAGGCATGGAACCCCAATATCTGGAGCTAGAAATTACCGAAAGCGCTGCCATGCGCGATGTGCAGTTTACCAGCAGCACACTCAGCCGCCTGGCAGACTTGGGCGTACAGATTGCAATGGATGACTTTGGCACAGGCTATTCATCGCTCAGCGTGATCAAGCACTTTCCGCTGCACACGCTGAAGATTGACCAGTCCTTTGTTCGCGATGCCCCCCATAATTCCAGCGACGTGGCGATCGCCAATACAGTCGTCGCCCTCGGTCGCGGGCTGGGCCTCAAAGTTCTCGCCGAAGGGGTAGAAACCGCTGAACAAGTTGAGTTTCTTCGCTCCATCCAGTGCGACTTTGCTCAGGGCTATTACTTTAGCCGACCGCTGCCGCCAGAGGCGATCGCACCGCTGCTTGCGACGGATCAGGTGACCGGGTAA